A window of the Cicer arietinum cultivar CDC Frontier isolate Library 1 chromosome 6, Cicar.CDCFrontier_v2.0, whole genome shotgun sequence genome harbors these coding sequences:
- the LOC101505581 gene encoding receptor protein kinase TMK1-like → MGLCIFWKSFNLDYHFHRIVNIAMVFIQIKVYIFLLFSLMITMSYGETNPNDLKILNDFRKGLMNPELLKWPDNGNDPCGPPLWPYVFCSNGRVTQIQAKNLGLKGSLPLNFNQLSELQNLGLQRNNLSGMLPSFSGLSKLQYAFLDYNEFDAIPIDFFNGLNSLQVLSLEENLLNSSTNGWSFPLDLKNSVQLTNLSFVNCNLVGTLPDFLGTLPSLTDLRLSGNSISGEIPNSFGQSSIQVLWLNDQQGGGMTGSINVIASMTFLKQVWLHGNKFTGAIPSDIGNLVSLQELNLNSNQLVGLIPNSLANLELNTLVLNNNMFFGPIPNFKAAKVSYDSNFFCQTKPGLDCAPNVNILLNFLQYMNYPSNLIPKWVGNDPCGELWFGLSCNHNSEISIINLPRQKLNGTLSPSLAMLDSLLEIRLGGNNITANVPSNFTDLKSLKLLDLSDNNVEPPLPKFHDGVKVVIDGNPLFANQTGKIPLPPISSPSPLSEQPSPHSVSPPPHSSPFVPPSSNHSDGPNQSWHGQMNPQPSNSNRFKIVAIVAGVAVFSFVALFFIYLFVCCCLKKKKKKGSFDASGIVVGHTHDPSDPKMMVKFAVSDSTSLSTKTGISSLTNNSGETESYHLIEAGNLVISVQVLRKVTNNFALENELGRGGFGTVYKGELEDGTKIAVKRMECGTVSRKGIDEFQAEIAVLSKVRHRHLVSLLGYSVEGNERLLVYEYMPLGALSRHLFHWKSLNLDPLSWSQRLAIALDVARGMEYLHSLARETFIHRDLKSSNILLGDDTRAKVSDFGLVKLAPDGEKSLATRLAGTFGYLAPEYAVMGKITTKVDVFSYGVVLMELLTGLMALDERRPEENRYLAEWFRQIKSNKEKLMAAIDPSLKVSEETFETISIVAELAGHCTAREPNHRPDMGHAVKVLSELVEKWLPVDEEFNYGIGGVDFGQPLPQMLKIWKEAEGRDMSYTSLQDSKGSIPAKPAGFADSFTSSDAR, encoded by the exons ATGGGGTTGTGTATTTTCTGGAAAAGTTTCAACCTTGATTATCATTTTCACAGAATTGTCAATATAGCCATGGTATTTATTCAGATCAAAGTTTACATCTTTCTCTTATTTTCCCTTATGATTACAATGTCTTATGGTGAAACCAACCCAAATGATCTCAAAATTCTGAATGATTTCAGAAAAGGGTTAATGAATCCAGAGCTTCTCAAATGGCCTGATAACGGAAATGACCCTTGTGGCCCTCCTTTATGGCCTTATGTGTTCTGTTCTAATGGTAGAGTTACTCAGATTCAAGCTAAGAATCTTGGTCTTAAAGGGTCATTGCCTTTAAATTTTAACCAACTTTCTGAGCTTCAAAATTTGGGTCTTCAAAGGAACAATCTAAGTGGAATGTTACCTAGTTTCAGTGGATTGTCAAAATTGCAATATGCTTTCTTGGATTACAATGAGTTTGATGCAATTCCAATTGATTTCTTCAATGGACTCAACAGTCTTCAGGTTTTGTCTTTAGAAGAAAACCTTTTGAATTCTTCTACTAATGGTTGGTCATTTCCTTTGGACTTGAAAAATTCAGTTCAATTAACAAATCTTTCTTTTGTGAACTGTAATTTGGTTGGAACTCTGCCTGATTTTCTAGGAACATTGCCTTCATTGACAGATTTGAGGCTTTCAGGTAACAGTATTTCAGGTGAAATTCCTAATAGTTTCGGTCAATCATCGATTCAAGTTCTATGGTTGAATGATCAACAAGGTGGTGGAATGACAGGTTCTATTAATGTTATTGCTTCAATGACATTTTTGAAACAAGTTTGGTTACATGGAAACAAGTTCACAGGAGCAATTCCATCAGACATTGGTAATTTAGTTTCTTTGCAAGAGCTTAACCTCAATAGTAATCAACTTGTTGGTTTGATTCCAAATTCATTAGCAAATTTGGAACTTAATACACTTGTGTTGAACAATAACATGTTCTTTGGTCCAATACCAAATTTTAAGGCTGCAAAAGTATCTTATGATTCGAATTTCTTTTGTCAAACTAAGCCTGGTCTTGATTGTGCTCCTAATGTTAATATCTTGTTAAATTTTCTCCAATATATGAATTATCCATCAAATCTCATTCCTAAATGGGTTGGTAATGATCCTTGTGGAGAATTATGGTTTGGATTAAGCTGCAATCATAATTCAGAAATATCTATAATCAATTTGCCTAGACAAAAGCTTAATGGTACATTGAGTCCTTCACTTGCTATGTTAGATTCATTGCTTGAGATTAGGCTTGGTGGAAACAATATAACTGCTAATGTACCTAGTAATTTTACTGACTTGAAATCTTTGAAGTTGTTGGATTTAAGTGATAACAATGTTGAACCTCCATTGCCAAAGTTTCATGATGGTGTTAAAGTTGTCATCGATGGTAACCCTCTTTTCGCTAATCAAACTGGAAAGATTCCTCTTCCTCCTATTAGCAGCCCTTCCCCTTTAAGTGAACAGCCTTCACCACACAGCGTGTCGCCGCCGCCGCATTCGTCCCCCTTTGTTCCACCTTCCTCTAATCATAGTGACGGCCCTAATCAGTCTTGGCATGGCCAAATGAATCCTCAGCCGAGTAACTCAAATAGATTTAAAATAGTTGCAATAGTGGCTGGAGTTGCAGTGTTTTCATTTGTAGctctttttttcatttatctCTTTGTATGCTGTTGtttgaagaaaaagaagaaaaagggtTCATTTGACGCTTCTGGTATTGTTGTTGGTCACACTCATGATCCATCCGATCCGAAAATGATGGTTAAATTTGCAGTGTCGGATAGCACAAGTTTATCGACGAAGACAGGAATAAGTTCTCTGACAAACAATAGCGGCGAAACGGAAAGCTATCATTTAATTGAGGCTGGTAACCTTGTGATTTCTGTTCAAGTTCTACGCAAGGTTACCAACAATTTCGCTTTGGAGAATGAGCTAGGCCGTGGTGGATTTGGAACCGTTTACAAAGGCGAACTAGAAGACGGGACGAAAATAGCAGTTAAAAGAATGGAATGTGGAACTGTTAGCCGTAAAGGAATTGACGAGTTTCAAGCCGAAATAGCTGTTCTTTCGAAGGTTCGACACCGGCATTTGGTGTCATTGTTAGGCTATTCTGTTGAAGGAAATGAGAGGCTTTTGGTTTATGAGTATATGCCACTGGGTGCTCTAAGTAGACACCTTTTCCATTGGAAAAGCTTGAATTTGGACCCTTTGTCTTGGTCACAGAGGCTTGCAATAGCACTTGATGTTGCTAGAGGGATGGAGTATCTTCATAGTCTTGCCCGGGAGACTTTTATCCATCGAGACCTCAAGTCTTCAAATATTCTACTTGGCGATGATACTCGAGCGAAAGTTTCGGATTTTGGTTTGGTGAAACTTGCCCCCGATGGTGAGAAGTCTTTGGCAACAAGACTTGCTGGAACATTTGGATACCTTGCCCCTGAGTATGCAG TGATGGGGAAAATCACCACCAAAGTTGATGTTTTCAGCTACGGTGTTgtgttgatggaacttctgaCCGGATTAATGGCTCTCGACGAAAGACGACCAGAGGAAAACCGTTACTTGGCCGAATGGTTTcgacaaattaaatcaaacaaagAAAAGCTTATGGCAGCCATCGATCCATCACTCAAAGTAAGCGAAGAAACTTTCGAGACTATTTCGATTGTAGCTGAACTCGCCGGACATTGCACTGCTAGGGAACCAAACCATAGGCCGGATATGGGGCACGCAGTCAAGGTACTGTCTGAGTTAGTCGAGAAATGGCTGCCGGTTGACGAAGAGTTCAATTATGGCATCGGAGGCGTTGACTTCGGTCAACCGCTTCCGCAAATGTTGAAGATTTGGAAGGAAGCTGAAGGTAGAGATATGAGCTATACAAGTCTTCAAGATAGTAAAGGAAGTATACCAGCTAAGCCAGCTGGTTTTGCAGATTCCTTTACTTCTTCTGATGCAAGGTGA